Within Aphelocoma coerulescens isolate FSJ_1873_10779 chromosome 1A, UR_Acoe_1.0, whole genome shotgun sequence, the genomic segment ttaaaatattttaaaaatctgctttctATTTGTGCAGTTACTGGGTGCAAGGACTCTCTAAAGCCAGGGACTGATGTTTCCACAGGCTGTTGCTAACATGCAGGGAACTGTTCCCCAGGCTCTGCCTCCAAGCTGCAATGGGTTTCTCATGCTGCtaaagcagctccagccctgtgtTAGTCATTCTGAATCATTCCTAGCAAATCCTAGCCCTCCTGCCCTGATACCACTGCACTTTATGCCAAATCCAAGGGCTCCAGCCAGAAGCAGAGAGCACTGGCAGGGCTCCTCAGAACTGGGAATCTCAGCACTTGGATCACATGTCCTGGGCAGATAAATCTCAGGTTATAACTCAGGTATCACAGAActgcctgggctggaagggaccttaaagcccacccagttcCACTCCccgccaggggcagggacaccttccactatcccagcttgctccaagccccatccagcctggccttggacactgccagggatggggcagccacagcttctctgggcaacctgtgccagggcctccccaccctcacagggaacaatttcttcctcatatccaatccacacctgctctctgtcagtgtgaagccattcccccttgtcctgtcactccaggcccttatCAAGAGTCTCTCtgccatctttcttgtaggcctaGATATGGCACAAATGAAATGAGGACACACTGAAtatgagaagaaaaatagagGATAGCCTAAAAAAGCTAAAAGCCACAAGCATAAAGTGAAGCTCACCACAAATAATGACTCATAATCCAGAAACAAATATTAATTAGAGggagaaatcaaaaagcagaaagattcTCAGCAGAAGAACATCAGGCAAAGAAGGGGTGTTGCTCAGCACCACACCAGCATTTGGGTTATACAAAAAATCTCTCTTGCAAGGATTCCATGGATGAGAGAGCTTCCCTCTGGCCAGCATTCAGGATGCCACACCTCAAGGAGCAAGAAAAGCACGTGAAGAACTGACAGAGGGGATGAAAATGAAAGCAGACAAGCAGAATCACAGCTCTGTAACTGAGGGACCTGCAGGAGACCACAGTTAATTTTAGCCTCATGTGGAtacaaatattgctgctagcaagaatttttcttgcttctttccagttctttccagtcccgtgagatatttttctctctcacggaagatagtagcagagttctataaactatgaacacctgcaaccttgcagagctttgtttgtggtaaaaatagaaaaatattttgacaatggatgttttaggattttagccaatcaccccaaggagTGGCTGaccctttgaccaattagactatgaagaaaaaagtctataaaagagctgtaaaataattaaataaatcaatcttgctgcacaattcctacctgctggatctctcttcCCCTCCTTACCACTGCAGGATACTGTAACAGCCTCACCCAAGACGTCCTCAGACAGAAAGATTCCACAGACAAATCCTGCTGCAAAGCTGGGGAGTTAAAACTGCTGGAGGAGACAAATGTCCACCTCTTTCATGTTTCCACTAAGAAAGACAGCTCTGAAAGTCTGCCCAAAACATTAACAACTTGCACAATGGAATGCAGGGCTTTAACATTCATAAACTGGATTAGAAACAGAGCAATGAGTCACAGGAAGGCAAACATTAGCAAACATTTCTGTAGTAATGCTAAACCCCCAATTTATTACAGTGCTTTTATATGGGAGGTTTCCAACACTTCAGTTCACTTCTCCCCTCAGGGTTTGTACCTCTGTACCAGATTTCCTCAAAGAGGATTTCATTTGCTGAGTGGAGTTCCGCTAGGTAAGTAAAACACTACAAACAGAGGAAAAGGACAGAATTACCTGATTAGCAAACAGCAGCTGGCAAATGGTGGGGTCATCTTTGTCCTTTATGATTGCTCGAATGATCTGCAGCATTGGTGTTATCCCTGGAAGAGAGAGGCAGGTCAGTGATGTGAGGATAGGGAGTAAAAGAAGGGACAAGCAGGAAAATGTGAGCAAATGCATCCACCAGCTGTCAGAAACCACAGATGAAGCCTTGCAGATACCTACCAGTCCCCCCTGCAATCATCCCCACATATTTCACTGTCTTGGTAACTGGTTCAGCTTTCTTTTCTGGCCGAATATCAAACTTGcctgaagagagaaagagatggAAAACACTGAAGCAAGCAGGAAACACCTCCTGTTATCCTTTTCCAGCACATCCAGCTAAACTGACTTTGTTTCAGCCCTGTCACCcttccctcccagggaacagaaaAGGTGAAGTTGTCCTGAATTAAAGCAATCTTGGAAGATGATTTTAAGACATGAGGTGGTAACATCAGACACTGTCATGGGTTATGAGTTATCCCTGACCACAGCCTACATACACACCACATGTATTTCTATTTGCTCACATCCCATACCCCCAGTGACATTCACAAGTCCAGATTCTGGAAACAGTTCTATACTAAGGAACTGATCTGCTCAGTGAGTTTATTTCCCTGTGTAGattattttaagggaaaaacataaaatatgcagcatggttggtttttttttaagtttttctcTATTTGAACCCATTTGCCCATTTCAGCCAAACACAGCAGAGAGTCTGAAAGTCCCCAAAATGCTGTGTTGTATTCACAGCTCTCTTCATCCAGGATAACATGAATGCTGCATACAAAGCTCTGGAAAACCACGTGTCGGGAGTTCTGCTTGACACAAAACTGCCAGAAGGTTTTTGTGACACATTTGTGGCTGTGTTATACTAAGGTGAGATATTTTACATTGACATAAAAGTAATGCCTACTCATAAAGTTCAGTTTTACTTGGGAAATTAGCAGTGGACAGTGCAAATACCCAGTGTTTTTGTCAGTGTATAAACTATGTCCATATAAGAATGGAAAAACCCATCCCTTACTTGAGAACAGCATCAACAAAAAGCCCTTCTAGAGTAATAAGACATTTTTCCTGTACTGTTTACTCTGGATAAATTCTATCTTCCAAACCAGCCTTGCCTTTTCCTTTGTACACAAGGAGGCCACTTGGTCCTCTGAAGTCAATGGTGTCCCCTATTTTCAGGCTGTCCAAGTACTGAGACATCTTCCCCCCATCAGGAAACTTGGGATGGACACCTCTGAAGTAGACCTGTTAAAAACAATAATGAAGCAATTCAATCTCACAGCTCAGAGATGAGCATTTGCCCTTCAAATTTTTAGGTACAAATACTCCTCATGCAAAGAGCACAATTACTCCATGAAGTCTGACTGACAAAAGATCAAAATGCCACCTCTGCCCCAATTTTTGGGCAGAGACTGGTGTTTTTCTCCATTGTAGTTCTGCAACGCAGAAAATATTGATAATAATCAACACAATTTACACCCAAGTTTAAAAGGGgctagaaaaataaagaaaaaacccaaaatactgTGATTCCAAAGAGCAAAATTCTAAGAGGAAATCCAGTGCAgatattcatattttaaagCCATCAGGAATTTAAATGATAGGTAGTCTAGCTACCAAGAGGCAAAACAAAAGTACATTATCACAAGACTTAAAATCACATTCTTACCAATTAAATCTATCATTCACACTGCCAGGATCAGCAATGATAATGATCACTGCTCTCAGTGATCATAATGACCAAATTCCATTAGCTTCAGAAGCAGTTGCCCATTCAGGCAAGGTCAATTCCTTATTCCAGAAGGGTTAAAAAGTGTATGAACATCTGCAGGTCTACACAGAGGGTGGAAAATGATGCAGCATCTCATGAGACACCCTCACTAAAGAAGTGCCTGCAAAATACCATGTGGACTGTAGGTAATGGCACATTTCTGAAGAGAAGCCAGCACACCAAACTTCACATAAAGGCACTGTAAAGGTGGCTCAGAAGTTGCCCAGCCTAGGAACAGAGCATGACATTCTCACCTTGACAACAAGATCCACAAAGCCCTTGTCATCATCACTGGAAACTGGAGTGTAAGGTCTGACAACGAGAGCTCCATCAATCCGTGCAGACAGGTAGATGTGCTGCCCTGTTGCagggaagaaaacacaaaaactagttttctttcaaaagatttttcttccagTGGATGTGCTGAGTTGGCATGGACTGAAATGCAGCCTCAAAGCTCTAACTACCTTATTTTGGGGCATCACTTCTTCCTTTCTTATTTTCCTGACACTGCAACACCTTGGCCAGAGTTGCTAGCCATGCACAGATCTACCTGAACAGACAGACGACTCCACTGCTAATTCTGTGTGTCAATCATAACTTCATGCATTTACATTGACCAAAGCCTGAATTGTACCTGAGATCTTGCAAAAGATGGGATTTGTCTCTCCTGTACAGACAAATAAAagggacacggggcaggggggagggggggggggtaaaACTGTCCAATGCTGTTCACACGTCTTTAGTAACGTGTTAGTTGTAAACTGCCACAGTTTAGTTAAAACTGAGTTTATAACTGTTCTTGCATTGACCACAGTTCCCTCTCATCTTCCAGGAGCTCTCCAGCTGCTTTTGTTCAGGCTGCCTAGACACAAAGCACTTTTCTAACCCTGCTATTCCTCCAGCTTAACATGTGAATGTAGCAATCACGTTTCCATCTGTCACACATCCTCTGAACTCTCTACAACAGTTTCTCTTCTCAATGtctacatctttttttttctgaaaaaacaagaaaagaattaACTTCTATGAAAGGTTTTCCTATAAAATTCCAGCATTCTGAAGAGACCCAAGTGCAGATTAAccgggaggggagagagaggttttgggttttggtttcttAACACCATTAGGTCAACAGAACAAAGCATTTTCAAAGATGGCACAGCTCCTCAGCCTGTTACGGCAACACAAAGAGGGGATTTTACAAGGAGCTAGTTTGCAAATGATCATAATGACCATATTACATTAGCTCCAGAAGCAGCTGACCCTTCAGGCATGGTTAACTCCTTACTTCAGAAGGATTAGAAAGTGTTAGGTGAAGGAAGATGTGTTACCTGGTGACTTGGGGAATGGGCAACTCACCTGAAGCTGTACATGGACATCATATTCCAATAAACCTCCCAGCCAAACCTACAGACATCCTGCTAGGGCAGACCTGAAAGGAactgcagcaggcagctccTGTTCCTTCTCTAGGGCAGAAGTGGCTGCAGGCACAGACCCACAGACCTCTGGTGACCACTGCAGCCTggacagaggtgctgctgctggggcacaTTTCACAAGAACTGCTACAAAGCCAGAGAAGGTGCCCTTCCCAGAGAGAAAATGTGCCTTATGCCCTCACCTGTTACAGCTTTACCCCACCCTGACAGGACAGAAGTTGGCAGCCTCTGCATGGGGCCACACACAACCCTATCCCTCAGAAGGAACCTTTCAGTGTTTTTGGTGATACAAGGCAAATGCTGGTGCTGGACTAAACAGCATCTGTCTCCcaactgcagctctgctgttccCAGATGCTTTTCCACCCTCTGCAGCTTtcagctctctctgcttccCAAGTCTCACCCTGCAAACCACTCCTCAATGTCCATTTTGGGCAAGCCAGGGAAAGGAGCTTTGCTTTCATGGCTACTTAAAAAGATCAAGAGATTTTTAACACCCCAAACGAGAGGGAAATTAACACCTGGAAAAGGTGCTGACAACAACCACAAAGAAAGGAgccaaggatcactgcagcagctTGTTAAAGCAGAAGGCCTATTAAACACAAGTCACAATTAAATGCTCTTTATACAAGCAGGAGGAAACAATGGCACTAAGCTGTTATGGAAGGCACCACACCACGTGGCAGGGCGTTTGGAAACAGCTACCCCCGGGTGATTCAAAAGTTCCATGAAATTCAGAAGTGAGTAGATCATTTGGTAAACCGCATGTGTTAGAGAAGTGGATGAGAGTGATGCCTCAGGGCACGGAAAGGGACTGCAGGGATTCAGCCCCACAGGAATAACACACGCTGGAGAGCTGAGACTGGAGAAGTACAAGTGAAGACCTGTGTTTCTACTCTCTGCACACAAACAAGCTGGATGTTCACTCATATACACTGCATTTCAGAACCTGCAGATTAGTCACAGCATGAGGACAATCTTGCAGAGCTCTCAGTAACAGCTCAAGCCACACGAGCAGTATTCAATTCAAAacatagggaaaaaaaccccccaaatcccttatAGCATAATTAATGCATGCAGCACTTGGATTCTTCATACTGAACGTACCTAGAGGGAGACCCAGAACGTGTTCCATGGAAGGGAGAGCAAATCGAAATCTCCTTGTGTCATGACTAACTTCCTGAAAGAGGAGAATCAAAAGAACAGTCAGCTGTGTTGTTGGGATTTAATGTTTGTGATTTCACTTGTCAAACAAGCCATGTCTGGAGTCCTGCAGGATTAAGAATTAAAGATACTTAACGATACTCATGTGCAGACTAAGTGATAACTTTACAAATATTATGGACATTTACACTGCCTTCTGTGAGAAGGCCACaagataaaaattaattagTTCTTCAATTCTCACTTCAAGTTTACATATGCAGCAGTTCAAGGCCAAAGTATTCTGATTTTCATCTCTCAAAATCAGATGAATTAACCATTTCAATGGAAGTACAACCTAGTTCCTTCTGCTATGGTAAgatccttaaaaatattttccctgtaAAAACTGAATTAATCcataaataaaattgaaaagagCACTGTATTTAGATATGAACAAAATTATGACAATATATGCAGTCCTGCTGGGATAATTATTCTAATCTTTACTAGGAAAGTAAATTTTGGcaataaataattattatttcttgTATTATGTAAGTTTTATGTTTCAAAATCAGGTCATattcacagaaaagaaaaacacagcaaaaaaaaaaaagaaagaaacagcatACAGCTTAAGGCCTCATCCAGTGACtttctgtttttaagggttttgtAACCCTTCTTTTGTTTGCTTAACTGTTTTTAAAGTAACCAGTGGAGACAAATTCCTTCCTCACAGTTTGTCTCCCCTTACTATGGTCATACTGAtgaaattttcttcacagtaccTCATTTTAAGGCAAATCctgaaggaagaagggaactgATTGGCAGTCTCAAAAGGGCTTCTCTGTACTTATGTCTATTCAGGAGCAGTAACTGCCATTGAAAATTCCTTCAGAAAGACAACTAATGTGGACTTAACACTGTTGCTCTCACTCtgactgctgctgtttctgtatGGAATTTTCAGCACTGTATGGAAATCACTGGATTTTTGACAATAATGCTGCATTTTTATTATGCTGTCTTTAACAGCATGCAGAAAGAACAAAGCTTTGAATTCCCACTTAATCATCTCACCAATTAAAGTCGAGAGAGTTTAGCTGAAGGTGACTAAACACAAGTATTTTGGTGCATCATGAGGCAATTGTGAGAAACTAAGAGGCTCAGGGAATCCCCAATACCTAGATCAGCATGCCTGTGCCTCTCTCTGTCACACAGCCAGGACACTGAGCCTGCCACTCTGCAAGGTGTCAGTCAAGGCTGGATTACAGACAGCCTTGGATCAGGATCCACTTCCAGCACGGGGTCACTTCACACTATCACTCCCCTTTGGCACTGCCCTAAGCACCTGGAAGCCCCTGGCCACACACTTCTGTCTCAAGTTGCAGTGCCAAGGAGTCTTCCACCCTTGCCAAATGCAAAGCTGGAGAACAGTTTTTTGCAGGCTGGTGCTTTGCTGAAGCCACTGAAAGGCAACAAATTAATTATGCTCACCATtataaaaccaaccaaccaaactgAAGTTGTTGGCTTTTTAAAGGCATGAACTACATTAGCACATCTAACTATATTATAAAAGATTTTTCCCATGCTATGGACTAGGAAGCAGCCTCGAGACTCCTATTTCTCTGTTCAAAAGACAGGAAGTGTGGCAGACTCAATTTGGGCACATCATAGACTCATAGAAGGATTTGggtagaagggaccttaaagatcatccagttccatccccctgccatgggcagggacaccttccactatcccagcttgctccaagccccatccagcctgggatggggcagccacagcttctctgggcaacctgtgccagggcctccccactctcacagggaacaatttcttcctcatatccaatctaaacccactgtctgtcagtgtgaagccattcccccttgtcctgtcactccaggcccttgccaagagtctctctccatctttcctgtaggttcccttcaggcactgcaaggccacaacgaggtcaccccaaagccttctctacttcaggctgaacaatcccaattccctcagcctctcccaaCCTCATGAGAAGTAGGGAGTCTATAGTAACAGTGTGGTTGCAGTACACCTGGGAGATAAATTCAGCAAGTACACCTGGGAAATAAACTCAGCAATGCAGTCCAGCCCAAGCCACAGGGAAGCTTTCAGTTCCCACAAACCCAGGATTCAAAATGACAGTGATTGTTTCCTTTGACAGACAGAACCAGGGAAAGCCAAGCTATCAGTGCACCCTCTAAACCTCAAACAAATCCCTGTTCCAGTCCAAAGTCTTCTGATAAATTTCTGAATAGCTCATAGCCTTAAAAAGTCAACACTAAAGATATCTTCAGGTGTGACTTTACACCTGACAAGCCAAGATTTCTCTCTCATGCTTTTGATGGCGTGTTTATCCAAGGTAAACCTGGACTTTTCAACTTTGGTGGCTTTGGCTCACTTCCCACAAACTTAGTTACCAATGGCAAGATCCACCCCTGAAAGCATCATGACTTTCCTCTGGTATCCCACTTGAGCAAGAACTTAATTTTGTACCAGGAGGCTTTACTTTtaacagagagaaagagaagctgaGACAGCTCAGGTGCTGTCAGGACTGCATGACTAAAACACCTGTCTTCCTGTAAGGTACTACAGTACATCAATCCAGTAACAGGAACCAGTATCAACATAGTTCTGACAGCTGCTGTTGAATGCTACTGACCATGGAAAAGTTGCCTGCCCTGCCTGACAGCAGGACTTGTGTCCCTTAGCCCAGCCAGTAATGCAGTTTGGGAATTTCTGCTGATGTGCTCCATAACATGAGATGCACGTGACCGTGAGTTTGATCATTTCTGAAGCAGCATTCTCCACTCTAAACTGCTTGGAAACAAGCTGCTTGCAGAACTGCAGAACCCAGTTATACCACACAAAGAGCTTTTATAAAGGAATTCTTTCCTGAAGACAAAAGTATCCACCCTGCTGGGACATCACCCAAGACTTCAGAAGCTGTAAGCATTTCACAGCGTCCATGGAGAGGTCATGCTCAGCACTGCACATGCACCTACCTCCTTATCAATCAGCCTCAGTGCATACTTCACTTCTGGGTCCTTCAGGGTAATTGCAGGCCGGGGATTCCTGAAAATCCTCATGACAGTGGTGTAGATCAGCCATATTGGGTATGTCACAACCTGACGcaactgcagcagcacagaaacagcGTCACACACATGTGCAGAACGAGAGAGAGTTATTTGGGTGACAAGGAAAAAGGTACTATGCCATGACAATCTAACCCCCAACAGAGAACATGGTTCTTTGAGCAGTAAGACAAAGCATTATtacaaaaaagcccccaaacccaCAGATTTGCTTTATGAAGACCTGGTGTCACTCCTGTGTTGAGGCACGTGCACACCAGCATGGGGCTGCCATGATGGCAGCTGGACAAGCGAGGCTGTCACAGCTCCATATCCCCAGGTCCCCTGTTAGGGAGGCTGAATCCCCATCTCCAGCAGGCACACAGACACATGTGTCACGTGTGTCCAAAtacacaca encodes:
- the CYB5R3 gene encoding NADH-cytochrome b5 reductase 3 gives rise to the protein MGAQLSALRQVVTYPIWLIYTTVMRIFRNPRPAITLKDPEVKYALRLIDKEEVSHDTRRFRFALPSMEHVLGLPLGQHIYLSARIDGALVVRPYTPVSSDDDKGFVDLVVKVYFRGVHPKFPDGGKMSQYLDSLKIGDTIDFRGPSGLLVYKGKGKFDIRPEKKAEPVTKTVKYVGMIAGGTGITPMLQIIRAIIKDKDDPTICQLLFANQTEKDILLRSELDEIQAQNPSRFKCWYTLDTAPENWDYSQGFVNQEMIRDHLPPPQNDVLILMCGPPPMIQYACIPNLDKLGYAKDMRFSF